The genomic segment CGAATCTGGACGCGTCGTTTGCGTCTCACATGGCTCTGACGCTGGCGCACATCATCCCCGCACTGCTTTTTGTGCTGATCGTGCCGGTCGTGATGTTCGGGCGGGGGCGGCTTGCCAACGTGCTGGAGCGGGTATTGTATCCGCTGGGTATGATCGTGGGCGTGACGGCCTATGCGATGAGCGCATTCGCGGTGGGTGGATGGGTGGAACGGGCTGCGGTGCTGACATTCAATACGTGGTTCTTGTGGTGCCTGGCGCGGGCGTGGAGGCTGGCTGGTTCCGGCGACGTGGAATTGCAGCGGCGGTGGCTGCTGCGGGGGATCGCTACGCTGCTGGGAATTGCAACGACGCGGCCGGTGATGGGCATGTTCTTCGCGACGAGCCGGTTAACGCACTGGCAGCCGGCGCAGTTCTTCGGATACGCGTTCTGGATCGGGTTTTCGATCAATGTGGTGCTGATTGAAGTGTATGTTCGGCGGCGTGTACATGCCTTCGCAGCATGAGCTGTGTGTGTCGACGGGGCTGCGGCGGGGTGAATCCCGACGCAACTCCCGTCCCTCCAGCTACTGCACGGTGAAGTTGAAGTAGTTCTGAGCAGTGACTGTTCCAGTGGCGGCGTCAACGGCTCGGATGGTCACGGTGTAGATGTCGGGAGTAGTGCCCGGGATCGTGGTCCCTCCACCGCCGCCGCCTGATCCGCCCGATGAGCCGCCGCCACCGCATGCCGCCATCGAGCCAAGCGACAAAAACAGCAAAGCTGCAACAACCAGATACCTACGACGGAATTTGCGAGCGGGCACGAAGCACAGCAGCAGGGATCCGAAGGCGATCGTCACCGGTCCCCACGATGCCGCCGCGCAATTCGGTTTTGCAATCGCGTTCTTGGTGGGAGCGGTTGTGGAGAGCGTCAGTATGGATTCGACGGCTTGAGCGCTGTTGACTATTGTCACCTTGGCAGGGTTGAAACTGCAGGTGGGGATGTGCTGATCGCTGGAACTCTTGCCAGCGACCGTGCAGGTAAAGTTCACGTCACCTGTGAAGCCACCATATCCGGAAACGTCCACGGGCGTCGTGGAGCTTACCCCTGCGGACAGCGGCCCGGTGGGCGTGGACGGATAAAAGCTAAGTCCCAGCCACTGCCCTGCCGCGTTCCAGCAGCTTGCCGGGCA from the Occallatibacter riparius genome contains:
- a CDS encoding DUF2306 domain-containing protein, producing the protein MKRILRVGFWVCTAIAVLVVVRRLMALGTGEGATSRAPELANLDASFASHMALTLAHIIPALLFVLIVPVVMFGRGRLANVLERVLYPLGMIVGVTAYAMSAFAVGGWVERAAVLTFNTWFLWCLARAWRLAGSGDVELQRRWLLRGIATLLGIATTRPVMGMFFATSRLTHWQPAQFFGYAFWIGFSINVVLIEVYVRRRVHAFAA